From the Fibrobacter sp. UWH6 genome, the window CACCTGGAAATCAGCGAACGGTGACGCCCCTGTTCATCCACCACACGGATGGCCTGGGCCTTTACATCCGACAACTTGCAACGTTCCCCAAAAGCCAGATTGCCATCCCCCATCAGCGTTACATTCTCACCACTGATTTTCACAATCCGATGAACCACATAACGGTTCCCCTCAACAAAGGCAAGCACCACATGGCCCACCTTCAGGTTTTCGGGTTTTACAAGAACCAGTTTTTCGCGGCCGCCCACAATAAAGGGCAACATGCTACGACCATTCACCGGGAACGTTACGCTCACGCCACTTTCTACAAGGCGGATCGCTTCCGCTATAATAACTTCATCCGTAATGTTCACTGCGCAGAAACCTCGGTAAAGGCGCCGTAGCAAACTTCGGCCGCATTCTCGTCGGGAAGGCATTCCAGATGGAACATTTTTACTTCCTGGGCAAGGCGGTTTTCTGTAGCGTGGAGGCCATCGGCCACTTTCTTATCCCAACGCATTCCAGAAATGCTCAC encodes:
- a CDS encoding S24/S26 family peptidase → MNITDEVIIAEAIRLVESGVSVTFPVNGRSMLPFIVGGREKLVLVKPENLKVGHVVLAFVEGNRYVVHRIVKISGENVTLMGDGNLAFGERCKLSDVKAQAIRVVDEQGRHRSLISRWSLFCAKLWALCLPIRRYLLKIYLITHKV